From the genome of Streptococcus marmotae, one region includes:
- the glgA gene encoding glycogen synthase GlgA, whose translation MSKKSVLFVASEGLPFIKTGGLADVIGSLPKELVKQGMDVRVVLPLYLKIAINNHSDFDYVSSFDVRAGDIQSMANVYQQVLDGVTFYFIEHRDFFERKDLYGYDDDAMRFGFFQHATCRLLEALHFFPDVIHTHDWHTAAIPFLCRTFYSYREEFRAIKHVFTIHNLAFQGIFNKQALWSALGMDYSYYVDGIARFHDDCISFMKLGILYADKVTTVSETYAQEILTEEFGENMQHVLELRRHDLLGIVNGIDYDTWNSQTDEYLSHHYSLKSIHDKKANKLALQAQFGLPQDEHVILVGIVSRLTWQKGFYLLTEVLNQLLQAHVQFVILGNGEADIENAFHYFKHAHPDKFAFYQGYNEPLAHQIYAASDLFLMPSMFEPCGISQLISMHYGTLPLVRETGGLRDTVLPYNEITKEGRGFSFWGKDAYNMKQVYDLALDTYYNRPEDWQQLVRQAMTTDVSWTASAKRYIDLYNEITY comes from the coding sequence ATGTCCAAAAAATCTGTTCTCTTTGTCGCTTCAGAAGGTCTTCCTTTTATCAAAACAGGTGGATTAGCTGATGTAATTGGCTCCCTACCAAAAGAATTGGTCAAACAAGGAATGGATGTCCGAGTTGTTCTACCACTCTACCTTAAAATCGCTATCAATAATCACTCAGACTTTGACTATGTTTCGAGTTTTGATGTACGAGCAGGCGATATCCAGTCTATGGCCAACGTCTACCAACAAGTGCTGGATGGAGTTACCTTCTACTTTATCGAACACCGTGATTTTTTTGAACGCAAAGATCTCTACGGCTACGATGACGACGCCATGCGCTTTGGATTCTTCCAGCATGCGACCTGTCGCTTGTTAGAAGCACTCCACTTCTTCCCAGATGTCATTCATACCCATGACTGGCACACGGCTGCCATTCCATTTCTATGTCGGACTTTTTATAGCTATCGTGAAGAATTTCGTGCCATCAAGCATGTCTTTACCATTCACAATCTAGCCTTCCAGGGAATTTTTAACAAACAAGCTCTCTGGTCAGCTTTAGGAATGGATTACAGCTACTACGTAGACGGCATCGCACGCTTCCATGATGACTGTATCAGCTTTATGAAATTAGGGATTCTCTACGCAGACAAGGTGACTACTGTATCTGAAACCTATGCCCAAGAAATCCTGACAGAAGAATTTGGCGAAAATATGCAACATGTCTTAGAATTGCGTCGCCATGACCTATTAGGAATTGTCAATGGAATTGACTACGATACCTGGAATAGCCAGACAGATGAGTACCTGTCACATCACTACTCACTGAAATCCATTCACGATAAAAAGGCGAATAAACTAGCCCTTCAAGCCCAGTTTGGCTTACCGCAAGATGAACACGTCATCTTAGTTGGTATCGTATCTCGCCTAACCTGGCAAAAAGGCTTCTATCTCTTGACAGAAGTCCTCAACCAACTCTTACAAGCTCATGTACAATTTGTCATTCTTGGAAATGGAGAAGCGGACATCGAAAATGCCTTCCACTACTTCAAGCATGCTCATCCAGATAAGTTCGCCTTCTATCAAGGCTACAATGAGCCTCTAGCACACCAGATTTATGCAGCGAGTGACCTCTTTCTCATGCCATCTATGTTTGAACCATGCGGCATCAGCCAACTGATTTCCATGCATTACGGTACACTCCCACTTGTCCGTGAGACCGGGGGCTTGCGCGACACCGTCCTTCCTTACAATGAAATAACCAAAGAAGGGCGTGGCTTTAGCTTCTGGGGCAAAGATGCCTACAATATGAAGCAAGTTTACGATTTGGCCCTTGATACCTACTATAATCGTCCAGAAGATTGGCAGCAACTAGTTCGTCAGGCCATGACAACAGACGTCAGCTGGACAGCATCCGCCAA
- the glgD gene encoding glucose-1-phosphate adenylyltransferase subunit GlgD, producing MLRNTLGIVNIEGNNVHFGDVMDHRGVQAFGFLGRYRLIDFVLSNMSNSGINDFQVYMPVKMRSTIQHVGTGKHYNINSKRGKLRLLNSATDFNSIYQHDIKAFSDHIHYIENSNKEYVLIAPSYFIYSQDYSKLLDEHLATQADITVLYKNVTNAKENFIGCQTLKFGEDKRIIEFEENHGKYKNRPVSLEAYFMKRTLFVELIKRANKVSSLYWLKDILRDVVNQYKIVGYAHRDFVACINTVEAYFQTQLDLIDPDTRKLLFKHNWPIHTQTSDSSPCLYGPLADVKRSLISNGGNINGQVENSVIDRDVVIEEGVVIKNSIILNGVTIKSGANIENAIVDKSTTIIHPVDIKGSATAPAYLKAYQVI from the coding sequence ATGCTAAGAAATACATTAGGAATTGTCAATATCGAAGGAAATAATGTGCATTTTGGAGATGTCATGGATCACCGTGGCGTTCAAGCCTTTGGTTTCCTGGGGCGCTACCGCTTAATCGACTTTGTTTTGTCCAACATGTCCAACTCTGGAATCAATGATTTTCAGGTTTATATGCCTGTAAAAATGCGCTCAACCATTCAGCACGTCGGAACTGGTAAACATTACAATATCAACAGCAAACGTGGAAAATTACGCTTGCTCAACAGCGCAACAGATTTTAATTCAATTTATCAACACGATATTAAGGCCTTCTCAGACCATATCCACTATATTGAAAATTCAAACAAGGAATATGTCCTGATTGCGCCGTCCTACTTTATCTACAGCCAAGACTACTCAAAATTACTAGATGAGCACTTGGCAACCCAAGCCGATATCACTGTCTTGTATAAAAACGTTACCAATGCCAAGGAGAACTTCATCGGCTGCCAAACTCTCAAATTTGGCGAAGACAAGCGGATTATTGAATTTGAAGAAAATCACGGTAAATACAAGAACCGCCCTGTTTCCCTTGAAGCCTACTTCATGAAACGAACGCTCTTTGTTGAACTAATCAAACGTGCCAATAAAGTTTCTTCTCTTTACTGGCTTAAAGACATTTTACGAGACGTTGTCAACCAATACAAGATTGTCGGCTACGCCCATCGCGATTTTGTTGCTTGTATCAATACTGTTGAAGCGTATTTCCAAACGCAGCTTGACCTCATTGACCCAGACACACGGAAATTACTCTTCAAGCACAACTGGCCAATCCATACACAAACAAGCGATAGCTCTCCATGTCTTTACGGACCACTGGCAGATGTCAAACGAAGCTTGATTTCAAATGGCGGAAATATCAACGGTCAAGTAGAAAATTCTGTTATCGACCGGGATGTGGTCATCGAAGAAGGTGTTGTGATTAAAAACTCTATCATTCTAAACGGTGTAACCATTAAGAGCGGTGCTAATATCGAAAATGCCATTGTTGATAAATCAACTACTATTATCCACCCAGTTGACATTAAAGGAAGTGCGACTGCACCTGCCTATCTAAAAGCCTATCAAGTTATCTAG
- a CDS encoding glucose-1-phosphate adenylyltransferase yields MAQNKLLAMILAGGRGTRLEGLTQKVAKPAVAFGGKYRIIDFPLSNCANSGIDIVGVLTQYEPVLLNSYVAQSQRWGLDVQGSGVFVLPPSEKIEGFGLYKGTADAITQNIDFVDLHDPEYILILSGDHIYKMNYDKLLDTHIQNEADATIAVIEVPMKEASRFGIMNTDSQYRIEEFEEKPAKPKSNLASMGIYIFTWKTLRKYLLEDDKLDTSSHDFGHDIIPKYLADGKRLYAHPFRGYWKDVGTVNSLWESNMDLIDHADDLDLSDSSWRIYSEDSGSPAQVIGSNATVRSAYIDKGAIIEGSVEHSVISTNVLVNHGASVKNSVLLPGATIGENVQLDYAIVAENVKIAEGTKLSGTADSILLIDKNISK; encoded by the coding sequence TTGGCACAAAATAAATTATTGGCAATGATTCTTGCCGGCGGACGTGGAACGCGCTTGGAAGGCTTGACCCAAAAGGTTGCAAAACCTGCTGTTGCATTCGGTGGAAAATATCGTATCATTGACTTTCCGCTCAGTAATTGTGCAAACTCGGGAATTGATATTGTTGGTGTTTTAACACAATACGAGCCTGTCCTACTCAACTCTTACGTTGCCCAATCTCAACGCTGGGGACTAGACGTTCAAGGCTCTGGTGTCTTTGTGCTTCCTCCAAGTGAAAAAATTGAAGGATTCGGTCTCTACAAAGGGACAGCCGATGCTATTACACAAAACATCGACTTCGTTGACTTGCACGATCCAGAATATATCCTCATCTTATCTGGTGACCACATCTATAAGATGAACTATGATAAATTGCTGGACACTCATATCCAAAACGAAGCAGATGCAACGATTGCCGTTATCGAAGTCCCAATGAAAGAAGCATCACGCTTTGGTATCATGAATACCGATAGCCAGTACCGCATCGAAGAATTCGAAGAAAAACCAGCTAAGCCAAAAAGCAATCTCGCTTCAATGGGAATTTACATTTTTACTTGGAAGACCCTCCGGAAATATCTTCTTGAAGATGATAAGCTAGATACGTCATCACACGACTTTGGTCACGATATTATTCCAAAATACTTGGCAGATGGCAAACGCCTCTATGCTCACCCATTCCGTGGCTACTGGAAGGATGTAGGAACTGTCAACAGCCTTTGGGAATCGAACATGGACTTGATTGACCATGCCGATGACTTAGACCTATCTGATTCATCTTGGAGAATCTACTCAGAAGATTCTGGTTCTCCTGCCCAAGTTATCGGTTCAAACGCAACTGTCCGTAGTGCTTATATCGACAAGGGTGCAATTATCGAAGGAAGTGTTGAACATTCTGTTATTTCAACAAATGTACTGGTTAACCACGGAGCTTCCGTAAAAAATTCTGTCCTACTACCTGGCGCTACGATTGGTGAAAATGTGCAATTAGATTATGCCATTGTCGCGGAAAATGTGAAGATTGCAGAAGGAACTAAACTATCCGGTACTGCTGACTCTATTCTCTTGATTGATAAAAACATAAGCAAGTAA
- a CDS encoding LysR family transcriptional regulator, with amino-acid sequence MRIQQLHYIIKIAETGSMNEAAKQLFITQPSLSNAVRDLEKEMGIDIFYRNPKGITLTRDGMEFLSYARQVVEQTELLEERYKNPGAKRQLFSVSSQHYAFVVNAFVSLLKETDMEDYELFLRETRTWEIIDDVKNFRSEIGVLFLNSFNRDVLLKLLDDHRLSHTHLFTARPHVFVSKTNPLAQKELISLEDLADFPYLSYEQGIHNSFYFSEEILSQEHHKKSIVVSDRATLFNLLIGLDGYTIATGILNSNLNGDNIVSIPLDYDDEIELVYIQHEKTTLSEMGEKFITYLLEEVKFDGN; translated from the coding sequence ATGAGAATCCAACAATTACACTACATCATTAAAATCGCTGAAACAGGCAGCATGAACGAAGCTGCAAAACAACTCTTTATCACCCAGCCTAGCCTATCCAACGCTGTTCGCGATTTAGAAAAAGAAATGGGCATTGACATTTTTTACCGCAATCCCAAAGGCATTACCTTGACCAGAGACGGTATGGAATTTCTCTCCTATGCTCGACAAGTCGTGGAGCAGACTGAACTCCTAGAAGAACGCTATAAAAATCCCGGCGCAAAACGCCAACTCTTTAGTGTCTCTTCACAGCATTACGCTTTTGTAGTTAACGCCTTTGTTTCTCTGCTAAAAGAAACAGATATGGAAGACTACGAACTCTTTTTACGGGAAACACGGACCTGGGAAATTATTGATGATGTGAAAAATTTCCGTTCTGAAATTGGTGTCCTCTTTTTAAATAGCTTTAACCGAGATGTCCTCTTAAAGCTACTTGATGACCACCGCCTAAGCCATACCCACCTCTTTACAGCAAGACCCCATGTCTTTGTCAGCAAGACCAATCCCCTCGCCCAAAAAGAACTCATTAGCCTGGAAGATTTGGCAGATTTTCCCTACCTCAGCTACGAGCAAGGAATCCACAATTCTTTCTACTTCTCAGAAGAGATTCTCTCTCAAGAACACCATAAAAAATCAATTGTTGTCTCCGACCGTGCAACCCTATTCAACCTACTAATCGGACTAGACGGCTACACGATTGCTACAGGGATTCTAAATTCCAATTTAAATGGTGATAATATTGTCTCGATTCCTCTTGACTACGATGACGAGATTGAATTAGTCTACATTCAGCATGAGAAAACTACTCTTTCTGAAATGGGCGAAAAATTTATTACCTATCTCCTAGAAGAAGTCAAATTTGATGGAAACTAG
- a CDS encoding dihydroorotate dehydrogenase electron transfer subunit — MILKEIMTVVRQDCLAPKIFSLVLKGEMVREMKPGQFLHLRVPDQAMLLRRPISISEIDVDRQEARLIYRVEGQGTAVFSQMQAGDEIDVMGPLGNGFSLDHLESGQTILIIGGGIGVPPLVELAKQAHQRGIKVVSVIGFANRQAVILEEELQRYGQVFVTTDNGSYGQKGYVSTIVDDLSQAFDAVYACGAPAMMTYVDQRFEDHPHAYLSLEARMACGMGACYACVVRPKGGKEHENKRVCKEGPVFPTGSLVL; from the coding sequence ATGATTCTAAAAGAGATAATGACCGTTGTTCGGCAAGATTGTTTAGCCCCGAAAATATTTTCTCTGGTTCTAAAAGGAGAAATGGTGAGAGAGATGAAGCCTGGTCAATTCCTTCATTTGCGGGTACCAGATCAGGCCATGCTTCTCCGACGTCCCATTTCGATTTCAGAAATTGATGTTGATCGGCAAGAAGCCCGTTTGATTTACCGAGTGGAAGGTCAGGGAACCGCTGTTTTTTCTCAGATGCAGGCAGGCGATGAGATTGATGTCATGGGGCCGCTTGGAAATGGCTTTTCTCTTGATCATCTAGAATCAGGTCAAACGATTCTTATCATCGGAGGCGGCATTGGTGTCCCTCCCTTGGTGGAACTTGCTAAACAAGCTCATCAAAGAGGAATTAAGGTGGTTTCTGTAATTGGGTTTGCCAATCGTCAGGCGGTCATTTTAGAAGAGGAATTGCAACGCTACGGTCAAGTATTTGTCACGACGGATAATGGTAGCTATGGTCAAAAAGGCTATGTTTCGACAATCGTTGATGACTTGTCCCAAGCGTTTGATGCAGTTTATGCCTGCGGAGCGCCGGCTATGATGACCTATGTGGACCAGCGTTTTGAAGATCATCCGCATGCTTATCTCTCTCTTGAGGCTCGTATGGCCTGTGGAATGGGAGCTTGCTACGCCTGTGTAGTTCGTCCTAAAGGTGGCAAGGAACATGAAAATAAGCGTGTCTGTAAGGAAGGTCCCGTCTTTCCAACAGGTAGTCTTGTATTGTGA
- a CDS encoding dihydroorotate dehydrogenase — protein MTENRLKISLPGLDLKNPIIPASGCFGFGQEYADYFDLNCLGSIMIKATTQAPRYGNPTPRVAETPSGMLNAIGLQNPGVDAVLAEKLPWLAQHFPDLPIIANVAGFSNEEYAYVAGKISQAKNVKAIELNISCPNVDHGNHGLLIGQVPELAYEAVKAAVATSSVPVYVKLTPSVADISLLAKAAEDAGASGLTMINTLVGMRFNLKTRKPIIANGTGGMSGPAVFPVALKLIRQVAQVTDLPIIGMGGIDSAEKAIEMMIAGASAIGVGTANFTDPFACPSIIEDLPREMDKYGITSLEDLRRDIRQELRGGRL, from the coding sequence ATGACAGAAAATCGTTTGAAAATCTCCCTACCAGGACTTGACTTGAAAAATCCGATTATCCCAGCTTCAGGCTGTTTTGGTTTCGGTCAGGAATACGCAGACTATTTTGATTTGAATTGCCTTGGCTCCATTATGATTAAGGCGACGACCCAAGCACCTCGCTATGGCAATCCAACGCCACGAGTGGCTGAAACGCCGTCTGGGATGCTCAATGCCATTGGTCTACAAAATCCCGGTGTCGATGCGGTTCTTGCAGAGAAACTACCGTGGCTTGCACAGCATTTTCCAGATCTTCCCATTATCGCAAATGTCGCTGGCTTCTCCAATGAAGAATATGCCTATGTGGCTGGAAAAATTTCCCAAGCTAAGAATGTAAAAGCAATCGAACTAAATATTTCCTGTCCCAATGTAGATCACGGCAATCATGGTCTCTTGATTGGTCAGGTGCCAGAATTAGCCTATGAAGCGGTGAAAGCCGCGGTGGCAACCTCCAGCGTGCCTGTCTATGTCAAATTGACTCCTAGTGTGGCAGATATTAGCTTACTGGCAAAAGCAGCAGAAGATGCAGGAGCAAGTGGCTTGACCATGATTAACACCCTAGTGGGGATGCGGTTTAATCTAAAAACTCGCAAGCCAATTATTGCCAATGGGACAGGCGGTATGTCAGGCCCTGCGGTCTTTCCTGTTGCACTAAAGCTGATTCGTCAAGTGGCTCAAGTAACGGATCTTCCTATTATTGGCATGGGCGGGATTGATTCTGCTGAAAAAGCGATTGAGATGATGATTGCGGGCGCTTCAGCCATTGGTGTTGGGACAGCCAATTTTACTGATCCCTTTGCTTGTCCAAGCATTATCGAGGATTTGCCAAGGGAAATGGACAAATATGGTATCACAAGCTTGGAAGACTTGCGCCGTGACATTCGTCAGGAATTAAGAGGAGGACGGCTGTAA
- the pyrF gene encoding orotidine-5'-phosphate decarboxylase: MREKRPVIALDFPDFEQVKAFLDLFPSDKSLYVKVGMELYYAAGPEMIRYIKNLGHSIFLDLKLHDIPNTVESAMRVLADLEVDMTNVHAAGGVEMMKAAKRGLGESAILIAVTQLTSTSEEQMQADQNIQSSLQESVLHYAQKTYEAGLDGVVCSAQEAAAIKQVTSEDFVCLTPGIRPKGAAVGDQKRVVSPADAYRIGSDYIVVGRPITQVTDPVQAYRAIYKEWNQL, translated from the coding sequence ATGAGAGAAAAACGTCCAGTGATTGCTCTTGATTTTCCAGATTTTGAACAGGTTAAAGCGTTTTTAGACCTTTTTCCTAGTGATAAAAGTCTGTATGTCAAGGTCGGCATGGAATTATATTATGCGGCTGGTCCAGAAATGATCCGTTATATCAAGAATTTGGGGCATAGCATTTTCCTAGATTTGAAACTGCATGATATCCCAAATACCGTCGAATCAGCTATGCGAGTTCTAGCAGATTTGGAAGTTGATATGACAAATGTGCATGCGGCTGGTGGTGTCGAAATGATGAAAGCAGCTAAGCGTGGCTTGGGGGAATCAGCCATTTTGATAGCGGTGACCCAGTTGACTTCGACTTCTGAAGAGCAGATGCAAGCAGACCAAAATATCCAAAGCAGTTTACAAGAATCAGTCTTACATTATGCTCAAAAGACCTATGAGGCTGGATTAGACGGTGTGGTATGTTCGGCTCAGGAAGCGGCAGCTATCAAGCAAGTGACTTCTGAAGACTTTGTTTGTTTGACCCCGGGGATTCGTCCGAAGGGTGCAGCAGTCGGAGACCAGAAGCGAGTGGTCAGTCCAGCAGATGCCTATCGGATTGGGAGTGACTATATCGTTGTCGGTCGTCCGATTACGCAGGTAACAGACCCTGTTCAAGCCTACCGCGCTATTTATAAAGAATGGAACCAACTATAG
- the pyrE gene encoding orotate phosphoribosyltransferase: MTLSREIAAHLLDIKAVYLQPEEPFTWASGIQSPIYTDNRVTLSYPDTRTLIENGFVEKIKEEFPEVEVIAGTATAGIPHGAIIADRMNLPFAYIRSKPKDHGAGNQVEGRIVKGQKMVVIEDLISTGGSVLDAVAAAEREGADVLGVVAIFTYELPKADANFEQAGVKLVTLSNYTELIKVAKVQGYINADGLTLLKKFKENQETWQD; this comes from the coding sequence ATGACATTATCAAGAGAAATTGCAGCACACTTGCTCGATATTAAGGCCGTATATTTGCAACCAGAAGAACCATTTACTTGGGCTTCAGGCATTCAATCACCAATTTACACAGATAATCGTGTGACGCTTTCTTATCCAGACACACGTACCTTGATTGAAAATGGCTTTGTTGAAAAAATTAAAGAAGAATTTCCAGAAGTGGAAGTCATTGCAGGAACTGCAACTGCAGGGATTCCTCACGGAGCGATTATTGCAGACCGAATGAACTTGCCATTTGCTTATATCCGCAGCAAACCAAAAGACCACGGAGCAGGCAATCAGGTAGAAGGTCGCATCGTGAAAGGGCAAAAGATGGTCGTGATTGAAGACCTGATTTCGACTGGCGGTTCTGTACTTGATGCAGTAGCAGCAGCAGAGCGTGAGGGTGCAGATGTCTTGGGTGTAGTCGCTATTTTCACCTACGAATTGCCAAAGGCGGATGCTAATTTTGAGCAAGCAGGTGTGAAATTGGTTACCCTATCAAACTATACTGAGCTGATTAAGGTAGCCAAGGTACAGGGCTATATCAATGCAGATGGTTTGACATTGCTGAAGAAATTTAAGGAAAATCAAGAAACTTGGCAGGATTAG
- a CDS encoding glycosyltransferase family 39 protein, with translation MYQLFFKYLQKIMWLLLLFWLAVVIKHLLALPWIGIGLTIVIFLLYLVKKELLGKAYAYAMRHKKVLLTLALLFQIAVVLSANLLVRRDAAVVITGALHLIEEQSISNYLTRNPNNLAMFLYARGLYHLFGKATIWVLQVLGILYMNGTAYILYRVGRDFFSQRVADMFFGLYLLLLGFSPYVIQTYTDITSLPFLAGQLYIMVALLKEKCSVNQGLIGLGVITAVASLLRPTALISVIAFSMVLFLKGNWQRFIHAMVVLGCSFGLVFGSLSYGMNQQEEVRIIHDETLAKGLTTFINLGLTYSGTDQEDMKKGLLQYLPVERRSDYNNGMFAQVNEIKEIKRRLHAYTPVSFMDHLGYKLKNTLYDGALNWLYTKPEDEKTPLISPLYVYTKDNVVAEVVRQSVIQYDGRYYVAYKAIKQVVWLVTVIGLFGAVWRYRSDDVMNFLSLGIFGGILFLMIFEGGKTRYLLQFFPQIVLLSSLGLTRMFKKERKL, from the coding sequence ATGTATCAGTTATTTTTTAAGTATCTGCAAAAAATAATGTGGCTTCTGCTTTTGTTTTGGCTAGCGGTTGTGATTAAGCATTTACTAGCTCTGCCTTGGATTGGGATAGGTCTTACGATCGTTATTTTCCTTCTCTATCTTGTCAAAAAAGAGCTGCTGGGTAAGGCTTATGCCTATGCCATGCGTCATAAAAAAGTCTTGTTGACCCTTGCACTGCTGTTTCAAATTGCGGTAGTGTTATCTGCTAATCTGCTGGTTAGGCGAGATGCTGCGGTAGTCATCACAGGGGCTTTACATCTGATAGAAGAGCAATCAATATCCAATTATCTGACACGAAATCCCAATAATCTGGCCATGTTTTTATATGCTAGAGGACTCTATCATCTGTTTGGAAAGGCGACCATTTGGGTACTCCAAGTTTTAGGAATCCTTTATATGAATGGGACGGCTTATATTCTGTACCGAGTTGGTCGTGATTTCTTTAGTCAGCGAGTTGCGGATATGTTTTTTGGTCTCTACCTGCTCTTACTTGGTTTTTCACCCTACGTCATTCAAACCTACACGGATATTACATCTCTTCCATTTTTGGCGGGCCAGCTTTATATAATGGTTGCCTTGCTGAAAGAAAAATGTTCTGTCAATCAAGGCTTGATTGGGCTAGGAGTAATCACAGCAGTTGCTAGTCTTCTTCGACCAACTGCCCTGATTAGTGTGATTGCCTTTAGTATGGTCTTGTTTTTGAAGGGAAACTGGCAACGGTTTATCCATGCGATGGTTGTCTTGGGTTGTAGTTTTGGGCTAGTCTTTGGTAGCCTGAGCTATGGAATGAATCAGCAGGAAGAAGTAAGGATCATTCATGATGAAACCTTGGCAAAGGGACTGACAACCTTTATCAATCTAGGTTTAACCTATTCAGGAACGGATCAAGAAGATATGAAAAAAGGGTTGTTGCAGTATCTTCCTGTAGAACGTAGAAGTGATTACAATAATGGCATGTTTGCTCAAGTAAACGAAATCAAAGAAATCAAGCGTCGCCTCCATGCCTATACGCCTGTTTCTTTCATGGACCATTTAGGCTACAAGCTGAAAAATACGTTATACGATGGAGCCTTAAATTGGTTGTATACCAAGCCTGAAGATGAGAAAACGCCCTTGATTTCACCACTCTATGTCTATACCAAGGATAATGTGGTTGCAGAAGTTGTTCGCCAGTCAGTTATTCAGTATGACGGGAGGTATTATGTTGCTTACAAAGCGATAAAACAAGTTGTTTGGCTCGTGACCGTTATTGGCTTATTTGGGGCGGTGTGGCGCTATCGGTCAGATGATGTCATGAATTTTTTAAGTTTGGGGATTTTTGGTGGCATTCTATTTCTCATGATATTTGAGGGAGGAAAGACGCGGTATTTACTACAGTTTTTCCCACAGATTGTATTGCTATCAAGCCTTGGCTTAACAAGGATGTTTAAAAAGGAAAGGAAGCTATGA
- a CDS encoding glycosyltransferase family 2 protein — MISVIVPCFNEEEAIPIFYQEMEKVRQEMAEDFEYLFINDGSKDRTLEVLRDLASQDEAVQYLSFSRNFGKEAALYAGLKEAKGDLVTVMDVDLQDPPELLIEMKAMLDSDADLDCVGTRRVNRVGEPPIRSFFATLFYKLMNRISQVEIVDGARDFRLMRRHMVDGILEVSEYNRFSKGIFAWVGFETKYLPYENVERVAGETSWSFWKLLSYSIEGMINFSEVPLNVASYLGFLTFLFSLLMMGVIVFKTLVFGDPTIGWPSTICIILFLGGLQLMTIGILGKYVSKVFLETKKRPIYLVKERSKKKES, encoded by the coding sequence ATGATTTCAGTCATTGTCCCTTGCTTTAATGAAGAAGAAGCAATTCCGATTTTTTACCAGGAAATGGAGAAAGTCCGTCAGGAAATGGCGGAAGATTTTGAATACCTCTTTATCAATGATGGCTCTAAAGACCGTACCTTAGAGGTATTACGTGATTTGGCGAGTCAAGATGAAGCTGTCCAGTACCTGTCTTTTTCAAGAAATTTTGGAAAGGAAGCGGCACTTTATGCAGGTCTAAAAGAAGCAAAGGGTGATTTGGTGACGGTCATGGATGTAGACTTGCAAGATCCGCCTGAACTGCTGATTGAAATGAAGGCTATGCTAGACAGCGATGCTGATTTGGATTGTGTTGGAACACGTCGTGTTAATCGAGTTGGCGAGCCACCTATCCGGAGCTTTTTTGCGACTCTTTTCTACAAGTTGATGAATAGAATTAGTCAGGTTGAAATAGTTGACGGAGCTCGTGATTTTCGCTTGATGCGACGCCACATGGTCGATGGAATTTTAGAAGTGTCAGAGTATAACCGCTTTTCAAAGGGGATTTTTGCTTGGGTTGGCTTTGAGACGAAGTATCTGCCCTATGAAAATGTCGAACGTGTGGCTGGTGAGACCAGTTGGTCTTTCTGGAAATTACTGTCGTATTCCATTGAAGGAATGATTAATTTTTCAGAAGTTCCTCTGAATGTCGCCTCCTATCTTGGATTTTTGACCTTTCTCTTTTCTCTCTTGATGATGGGAGTGATTGTGTTTAAAACGCTTGTGTTTGGCGATCCAACAATCGGTTGGCCATCAACGATTTGTATCATTTTATTTTTAGGCGGTTTGCAGCTAATGACTATTGGAATTTTAGGAAAATACGTCTCAAAAGTCTTTCTAGAGACCAAGAAACGTCCGATTTATTTAGTCAAAGAAAGAAGTAAGAAAAAGGAATCATAA